A genomic window from Quercus lobata isolate SW786 chromosome 10, ValleyOak3.0 Primary Assembly, whole genome shotgun sequence includes:
- the LOC115962886 gene encoding polyphenol oxidase, chloroplastic-like isoform X1, whose amino-acid sequence MASLSQPSLTITTKTHIPPSSLSPFCPKKTHLSKLPKRIHHLAPSVVSCKAQNDDQNGQQQQSPLEMFDRRDVLIGIGGLYGATNLYNDDPFAMAAPVSAPDLTKCSKADLPAGAKPVNCCPPSATKIIDFKLPPQNSPLRVRPAAHLADKEYIAKYSQAIKLMKALPADDPRNFTQQANVHCAYCDGAYDQVGFPDLEVQVHNSWLFYPFHRYYLYFYEKILGKLIDDPTFALPFWNWDSPSGMKMPAMLADPKSPLHDTYRNAKHQPPTLLDLDYSGTDESTSQDQLSSNLTVMYRQMVSNGKNPKLFFGNAYRAGSDPDPGAGSIKNIPHGPVHLWCGDTTQPNLEDMGNFYSAAGRDPIFFSHHSNVDRMWTIWKTLGGKKRSDPKDKDWLNTTFLFYDENAQPVRVKVKDCLESTNLNYIYQDVEIPWLKSKPTPRKSKTKKVAKLFQLGGGVGVAQAAETSSSSVKFPVVLDKVISTAVSRPKKKRSKDEKEDEEEVLVVEGIQFERDSAVKFDVYVNDEDDSPSRPDKTEFAGSFVNVPHRHNHTKKMNTSLNLGITELLEDLDAEDDDSVVVTLVPRFGKGLATIGGIKIEFVS is encoded by the exons ATGGCTTCTCTCTCACAACCATCCCTTACAATCACCACCAAGACCCACATTCCCCCCTCCTCTCTATCTCCATTCTGTCCCAAAAAAACCCATCTTTCTAAACTTCCAAAACGCATCCATCACCTTGCTCCTAGCGTAGTCTCATGCAAAGCCCAAAACGATGATCAAAAtggacaacaacaacaatctcCTTTAGAAATGTTTGATAGGAGAGATGTGCTCATTGGCATAGGAGGCCTCTATGGTGCTACAAATCTTTACAATGATGACCCTTTTGCCATGGCAGCTCCTGTGTCTGCCCCAGATCTAACAAAGTGTAGCAAAGCTGATTTACCAGCTGGGGCAAAACCAGTCAATTGTTGCCCACCATCAGCCACAAAAATCATTGATTTTAAGCTACCTCCACAAAACTCACCCTTGCGTGTTAGACCCGCAGCTCATTTAGCTGACAAGGAATACATAGCCAAATACTCCCAAGCCATTAAGCTCATGAAAGCTTTACCAGCTGATGACCCAAGAAATTTCACACAACAAGCTAATGTTCATTGTGCTTATTGTGATGGTGCATATGACCAAGTTGGCTTCCCTGACCTTGAAGTCCAAGTTCACAACTCTTGGCTCTTTTATCCCTTCCATCGTTACTACTTATACTTCTATGAAAAAATCTTGGGAAAGTTGATTGATGACCCAACTTTTGCTTTGCCATTTTGGAATTGGgattcaccttctggcatgaaAATGCCAGCCATGTTAGCTGACCCCAAATCACCACTTCATGATACTTACCGCAATGCAAAGCACCAGCCACCGACCTTGCTTGACCTTGATTACAGTGGCACTGATGAATCAACAAGTCAAGACCAATTGTCTAGCAACCTCACCGTCATGTATCGCCAAATGGTGTCAAATGGTAAGAATCCTAAGCTATTCTTTGGCAATGCTTACCGTGCTGGAAGTGATCCTGACCCGGGTGCTGGATCAATTAAGAACATTCCACATGGTCCTGTACACTTATGGTGCGGTGACACTACTCAGCCTAATCTTGAAGACATGGGCAACTTCTACTCAGCAG CAGGTAGAGATCCAATATTTTTCTCTCACCACTCCAATGTGGATAGAATGTGGACTATATGGAAAACATTAGGAGGGAAGAAACGATCTGATCCAAAGGACAAAGATTGGTTAAATACTACCTTTTTGTTCTACGATGAAAATGCACAGCCAGTTCGTGTTAAGGTTAAGGACTGCCTTGAGTCTACAAACCTGAACTATATTTATCAAGATGTGGAAATTCCATGGCTAAAGTCTAAACCAACACCACGTaaatcaaaaaccaagaaaGTAGCCAAGTTGTTTCAACTAGGAGGAGGTGTAGGTGTAGCACAAGCTGCTGAAACATCATCCTCAAGTGTTAAGTTCCCAGTTGTTTTGGACAAGGTGATAAGCACTGCGGTTTCTAGGCctaagaaaaagagaagcaaGGATGAGAAGGAAGACGAGGAGGAAGTGTTAGTGGTTGAAGGGATTCAGTTTGAGAGAGATTCGGCTGTGAAGTTTGATGTGTATGTTAATGACGAGGATGACTCACCTAGCAGACCAGACAAGACCGAGTTTGCTGGGAGCTTTGTGAATGTGCCTCATAGGCATAACCATACGAAGAAAATGAACACTAGCTTGAATCTTGGGATCACTGAATTGTTGGAGGATTTGGACGCTGAAGATGATGATAGTGTGGTGGTGACCTTGGTGCCAAGGTTTGGCAAAGGGCTAGCCACAATTGGTGGAATCAAGATTGAGTTTGTttcttga
- the LOC115962886 gene encoding polyphenol oxidase, chloroplastic-like isoform X2 — translation MASLSQPSLTITTKTHIPPSSLSPFCPKKTHLSKLPKRIHHLAPSVVSCKAQNDDQNGQQQQSPLEMFDRRDVLIGIGGLYGATNLYNDDPFAMAAPVSAPDLTKCSKADLPAGAKPVNCCPPSATKIIDFKLPPQNSPLRVRPAAHLADKEYIAKYSQAIKLMKALPADDPRNFTQQANVHCAYCDGAYDQVGFPDLEVQVHNSWLFYPFHRYYLYFYEKILGKLIDDPTFALPFWNWDSPSGMKMPAMLADPKSPLHDTYRNAKHQPPTLLDLDYSGTDESTSQDQLSSNLTVMYRQMVSNGKNPKLFFGNAYRAGSDPDPGAGSIKNIPHGPVHLWCGDTTQPNLEDMGNFYSAGRDPIFFSHHSNVDRMWTIWKTLGGKKRSDPKDKDWLNTTFLFYDENAQPVRVKVKDCLESTNLNYIYQDVEIPWLKSKPTPRKSKTKKVAKLFQLGGGVGVAQAAETSSSSVKFPVVLDKVISTAVSRPKKKRSKDEKEDEEEVLVVEGIQFERDSAVKFDVYVNDEDDSPSRPDKTEFAGSFVNVPHRHNHTKKMNTSLNLGITELLEDLDAEDDDSVVVTLVPRFGKGLATIGGIKIEFVS, via the exons ATGGCTTCTCTCTCACAACCATCCCTTACAATCACCACCAAGACCCACATTCCCCCCTCCTCTCTATCTCCATTCTGTCCCAAAAAAACCCATCTTTCTAAACTTCCAAAACGCATCCATCACCTTGCTCCTAGCGTAGTCTCATGCAAAGCCCAAAACGATGATCAAAAtggacaacaacaacaatctcCTTTAGAAATGTTTGATAGGAGAGATGTGCTCATTGGCATAGGAGGCCTCTATGGTGCTACAAATCTTTACAATGATGACCCTTTTGCCATGGCAGCTCCTGTGTCTGCCCCAGATCTAACAAAGTGTAGCAAAGCTGATTTACCAGCTGGGGCAAAACCAGTCAATTGTTGCCCACCATCAGCCACAAAAATCATTGATTTTAAGCTACCTCCACAAAACTCACCCTTGCGTGTTAGACCCGCAGCTCATTTAGCTGACAAGGAATACATAGCCAAATACTCCCAAGCCATTAAGCTCATGAAAGCTTTACCAGCTGATGACCCAAGAAATTTCACACAACAAGCTAATGTTCATTGTGCTTATTGTGATGGTGCATATGACCAAGTTGGCTTCCCTGACCTTGAAGTCCAAGTTCACAACTCTTGGCTCTTTTATCCCTTCCATCGTTACTACTTATACTTCTATGAAAAAATCTTGGGAAAGTTGATTGATGACCCAACTTTTGCTTTGCCATTTTGGAATTGGgattcaccttctggcatgaaAATGCCAGCCATGTTAGCTGACCCCAAATCACCACTTCATGATACTTACCGCAATGCAAAGCACCAGCCACCGACCTTGCTTGACCTTGATTACAGTGGCACTGATGAATCAACAAGTCAAGACCAATTGTCTAGCAACCTCACCGTCATGTATCGCCAAATGGTGTCAAATGGTAAGAATCCTAAGCTATTCTTTGGCAATGCTTACCGTGCTGGAAGTGATCCTGACCCGGGTGCTGGATCAATTAAGAACATTCCACATGGTCCTGTACACTTATGGTGCGGTGACACTACTCAGCCTAATCTTGAAGACATGGGCAACTTCTACTCAGCAG GTAGAGATCCAATATTTTTCTCTCACCACTCCAATGTGGATAGAATGTGGACTATATGGAAAACATTAGGAGGGAAGAAACGATCTGATCCAAAGGACAAAGATTGGTTAAATACTACCTTTTTGTTCTACGATGAAAATGCACAGCCAGTTCGTGTTAAGGTTAAGGACTGCCTTGAGTCTACAAACCTGAACTATATTTATCAAGATGTGGAAATTCCATGGCTAAAGTCTAAACCAACACCACGTaaatcaaaaaccaagaaaGTAGCCAAGTTGTTTCAACTAGGAGGAGGTGTAGGTGTAGCACAAGCTGCTGAAACATCATCCTCAAGTGTTAAGTTCCCAGTTGTTTTGGACAAGGTGATAAGCACTGCGGTTTCTAGGCctaagaaaaagagaagcaaGGATGAGAAGGAAGACGAGGAGGAAGTGTTAGTGGTTGAAGGGATTCAGTTTGAGAGAGATTCGGCTGTGAAGTTTGATGTGTATGTTAATGACGAGGATGACTCACCTAGCAGACCAGACAAGACCGAGTTTGCTGGGAGCTTTGTGAATGTGCCTCATAGGCATAACCATACGAAGAAAATGAACACTAGCTTGAATCTTGGGATCACTGAATTGTTGGAGGATTTGGACGCTGAAGATGATGATAGTGTGGTGGTGACCTTGGTGCCAAGGTTTGGCAAAGGGCTAGCCACAATTGGTGGAATCAAGATTGAGTTTGTttcttga